The following proteins are encoded in a genomic region of Papaver somniferum cultivar HN1 unplaced genomic scaffold, ASM357369v1 unplaced-scaffold_10, whole genome shotgun sequence:
- the LOC113326349 gene encoding transcription factor bHLH18-like — protein sequence MDVGTVSEFVAPGDDITGLSFSYNQSFSSYPAAYMESTTTGQRPAKQLKTTDSWSSYMIVTGTDHSNQHIATPPEACSPSNFIISFSRNGHNSLTDHTLLASQFCGNVVDNVNPKPKMVSPRNKNTVFASDVSYMNHVVVERKRRHKLNQRFIALSSVVPGLKKMDKFSVLEDAIKYLKQLQEKVKTLETVESVVFVKKTKVCADDNDSSSSNENSDAESTYDEPLPEIEARVSDKNVLIRIHCKKREGVLTKILTQIEKLHLSIISSNAIPFDDSSLAITVTAQMNDEYSMTLKDLVKSLRLSYLKGIMYFNNQPHCLCTTHSNF from the exons ATGGATGTGGGTACCGTTAGTGAGTTCGTTGCCCCTGGAGACGATATCACTGGACTATCTTTCTCCTACAACCAAAGCTTTTCGTCTTACCCGGCCGCTTACATGGAATCTACTACTACCGGGCAGAGGCCTGCAAAGCAACTCAAAACTACTGATAGTTGGAGTTCATATATGATCGTTACTGGCACCGATCACAGTAATCAGCACATAGCAACTCCGCCTGAGGCTTGTTCTCCATCCAACTTTATTATTTCTTTCAGTAGAAATGGTCATAACTCGCTGACGGATCATACTCTCCTAGCATCGCAATTCTGTGGAAACGTAGTTGATAATGTGAACCCTAAACCAAAGATGGTTTCTCCTAGAAACAAAAACACGGTGTTCGCATCTGATGTTTCTTACATGAATCATGTAGTGGTGGAGAGGAAGAGAAGACACAAGCTTAACCAGCGGTTTATAGCGTTGTCTTCCGTAGTTCCAGGCCTAAAAAAG ATGGACAAATTTTCAGTTCTTGAAGATGCTATAAAATACTTGAAACAGCTTCAAGAAAAGGTGAAAACACTTGAAACGGTAGAGTCAGTAGTCTTTGTGAAGAAAACTAAAGTTTGCGCTGATGATAATGACTCATCTTCCTCAAACGAAAACTCCGATGCTGAATCCACCTATGATGAACCACTACCTGAGATCGAAGCAAGAGTTTCAGACAAGAATGTTTTGATAAGAATTCACTGCAAAAAACGCGAAGGAGTTCTTACTAAAATACTTACACAGATTGAGAAACTTCATCTTTCTATTATCAGTTCAAATGCCATCCCGTTTGATGATTCATCTCTTGCTATAACAGTAACGGCACAG ATGAATGATGAATATAGTATGACACTGAAGGATCTGGTTAAGAGTCTACG ATTATCATATTTAAAGGGAATAATGTATTTTAATAATCAGCCACATTGTTTATGTACTACTCATTCAAACTTCTAA